The following proteins come from a genomic window of Solwaraspora sp. WMMA2065:
- a CDS encoding TetR/AcrR family transcriptional regulator: MSSTGPDLAGKPLTITERARRAQFVQVTIDLVAEHGYRGASLARIAEAAEVSKAAVLYHFPTKDAVLRAAYQTVIDALTTAVGAAVADQSGAAALYAYIRALVGHLDARPDHARMIIEAITADAGITDSPDDEGRRAAVAGLIDAATAAGDYRADVDSRGTAVIVNGAIDAIVAQRLADPGFDAAGAADTLANLLDRALR; this comes from the coding sequence ATGTCATCGACCGGCCCGGACCTGGCAGGCAAGCCGCTGACGATCACCGAGCGGGCGCGGCGGGCGCAGTTCGTCCAGGTGACCATCGACCTCGTTGCCGAGCACGGGTACCGAGGGGCCTCGCTGGCCCGGATCGCCGAGGCCGCCGAGGTCTCCAAGGCGGCCGTGCTCTACCACTTCCCGACCAAGGACGCCGTGCTCCGGGCCGCCTACCAGACGGTGATCGACGCGCTCACCACTGCGGTCGGCGCGGCCGTCGCCGACCAGTCGGGTGCCGCCGCGCTGTACGCGTACATCCGGGCGCTGGTCGGCCACCTCGACGCCCGTCCCGATCACGCTCGCATGATCATCGAGGCGATCACCGCCGACGCCGGGATCACCGACAGCCCGGACGACGAGGGTCGCCGGGCGGCGGTCGCGGGGTTGATCGACGCGGCGACGGCGGCCGGCGACTACCGCGCCGACGTCGATTCCCGTGGTACGGCCGTCATCGTCAACGGGGCGATCGACGCGATCGTGGCGCAGCGCCTCGCCGACCCCGGCTTCGACGCGGCCGGGGCCGCCGACACGCTTGCCAACCTGCTCGACCGGGCGCTCCGTTAG
- a CDS encoding alpha/beta hydrolase, translating to MRRLLPRLRRRRWLVVGIAALITTIALLTGCFAVRTPTPVGHFTSAAAADRFLAAYDRAMADLPSADRTLDVRTSYGVVRLYHFAGAEPDADPLLLLPGRAAASPVWADNLPALLRLRSVYTIDLLGEPGMSIQQRPIETPTDHAQWLHEVLIELPEPAIHLVGLSIGGWTAMNLAVHRPEKVASVTLLDPVLVFADLSWQAILRSIPASVRWFPRSWRDDFASWTANGAPVEDVPVARMIEAGMQTYALKLSAPHRVTPEDLSGVGTPTLALLAGESRMHDTAEAAEVAERAVPEATVIVYPDASHAINGEYPDRIAADIATFLAASGP from the coding sequence ATGCGCCGCCTACTCCCCCGCCTGCGCCGCCGACGCTGGCTTGTCGTCGGCATCGCCGCCCTGATCACCACCATCGCGCTACTGACCGGCTGCTTCGCTGTCCGCACCCCCACGCCGGTCGGCCACTTCACCTCGGCCGCCGCCGCAGACCGCTTTCTCGCCGCGTACGACCGGGCCATGGCGGACCTGCCGAGCGCCGACCGGACCTTGGACGTACGGACCAGCTACGGCGTGGTACGGCTCTACCACTTCGCCGGCGCCGAGCCGGACGCCGATCCGCTGCTGCTGTTGCCGGGTCGAGCCGCGGCCTCGCCGGTCTGGGCCGACAACCTGCCCGCACTGCTGCGACTGCGCAGCGTCTACACCATCGACCTGCTCGGCGAGCCGGGGATGAGCATCCAGCAGCGGCCGATCGAGACCCCCACCGACCACGCCCAGTGGCTGCACGAGGTGCTGATCGAGTTGCCGGAGCCGGCCATCCACCTGGTCGGGCTCTCGATCGGCGGTTGGACCGCGATGAACCTGGCGGTGCACCGACCGGAGAAGGTCGCCAGTGTCACCCTGCTCGACCCGGTCCTGGTCTTCGCCGACCTGTCCTGGCAGGCGATCCTCCGGTCGATCCCGGCCAGTGTCCGCTGGTTTCCCAGGTCCTGGCGGGACGACTTCGCCAGCTGGACCGCCAACGGCGCCCCGGTCGAGGACGTACCGGTGGCCCGGATGATCGAGGCCGGCATGCAGACGTACGCGCTGAAGCTCTCCGCACCGCACCGGGTCACGCCTGAGGATCTGTCCGGGGTAGGGACACCGACGCTGGCGCTGCTCGCCGGCGAGTCCCGGATGCACGACACGGCCGAAGCGGCCGAGGTCGCCGAGCGGGCAGTACCCGAGGCGACGGTGATCGTCTACCCGGACGCCTCGCACGCAATCAACGGCGAGTACCCGGACCGGATCGCCGCCGACATTGCAACCTTCCTCGCAGCGTCCGGCCCTTAG